Proteins from one Mesorhizobium sp. M9A.F.Ca.ET.002.03.1.2 genomic window:
- a CDS encoding transporter, producing the protein MNIALDPEGSDLSPYLPDEHGLFFVYHFTAEGARTKDPAATHWTWRSYQLSDMRARHEIATEPVLPPPVRDAFLSAGHGCHIDLESDWLYGDLPDLRHDYSAEARGLGHFRFAFNGTILIGGRKQPLRSVDNIRKAIDSGSRKFRSPAELIEAVMGQSLDGMATELGGLGDALDGVEDRIVCDAWHNERQALVDARRQLVVIHRQMATLTSLFRHLDHSHRDDLPDAINDMAARLSHRAHTLHHDGEQLQARARLLQDELMAKLTTQSNQLLYMLSVMTAVLLPMTIISGLFGMNVGGLPLVDTPVGFWVASAISLVVAAVVYLFVRRLGRGM; encoded by the coding sequence ATGAACATCGCTCTTGACCCGGAAGGCAGCGATCTGTCGCCTTATCTGCCCGACGAACATGGGCTGTTCTTCGTCTATCATTTCACCGCCGAAGGCGCGCGAACAAAAGACCCGGCCGCAACGCACTGGACATGGCGCAGCTACCAGCTTTCCGACATGCGCGCCCGCCACGAGATTGCCACCGAGCCTGTGCTGCCGCCGCCGGTGCGCGACGCCTTCCTGTCGGCCGGCCATGGCTGCCATATCGACCTTGAGAGCGACTGGCTGTATGGCGACCTGCCGGACCTGCGCCACGACTATTCGGCGGAGGCGCGCGGGCTCGGCCATTTCCGCTTTGCCTTCAACGGCACGATACTGATCGGCGGCCGCAAGCAGCCGCTGCGGTCAGTCGACAATATCCGCAAGGCGATCGACAGCGGGTCGCGCAAGTTCCGCTCTCCGGCCGAACTGATCGAGGCCGTCATGGGCCAGTCGCTCGACGGCATGGCGACGGAACTCGGTGGCCTTGGCGACGCGCTCGACGGCGTCGAGGACCGCATCGTCTGCGATGCATGGCACAATGAGCGGCAGGCGCTGGTCGATGCGCGCCGGCAACTAGTGGTGATCCATCGGCAGATGGCGACGCTGACCAGCCTGTTCCGCCATCTCGACCATTCGCATCGCGACGATTTGCCGGATGCGATCAACGACATGGCGGCACGGCTTTCGCACCGCGCCCATACATTGCACCATGACGGCGAACAATTGCAGGCGCGCGCCCGGCTTTTGCAGGACGAGTTGATGGCCAAGCTGACGACGCAGTCGAACCAGTTGCTCTACATGCTGTCGGTGATGACGGCGGTGCTGTTGCCGATGACGATCATCTCCGGCCTGTTCGGCATGAATGTCGGCGGCCTGCCCCTGGTCGACACGCCGGTGGGCTTCTGGGTGGCGTCGGCGATATCGCTGGTTGTGGCGGCGGTCGTCTATCTGTTCGTCAGGCGGCTGGGGCGCGGGATGTAG
- a CDS encoding sorbosone dehydrogenase family protein: protein MHAGFPRSVLIAVLGAVMASCASFSAQKTGATTGYGPNPTLPKPRPTLIPTVNIAEAKGWRKGGMPTPAKGLAVNAFAAGLDHPRWLHVLPNGDVLVAETNAPAKHDEGFSLKKVFMGLAMKRAGAATKSANRITLLRDTNGDGIADVRRTFAEGLNSPFGMTLSKGKLYVANTDALVAFPYSKGQTRVTTPPEKIIDLPAGDLNHHWTKDVIASPDGRKLYVTVGSNSNVGENGMAAEKNRAAVLEVDRSTRRTKVFASGLRNPNGLSWNTETGELWVAVNERDEIGDDLVPDYMTSVRDGAFYGWPYSYFGQNVDERVRPQRPDLVARAVKPDYALGSHTASLGLTFSKGTPLGSAYRNGAFVGQHGSWNRSVRSGYKVIFVPFRGGEPSGPPKDVLTGFIGRDGKAMGRPVGVAIDQTGALLVADDVGNVIWRVSRANGR, encoded by the coding sequence ATGCATGCCGGCTTCCCACGAAGCGTACTCATAGCGGTATTGGGAGCCGTGATGGCGAGCTGCGCTAGCTTTTCAGCGCAGAAAACAGGGGCAACAACTGGCTATGGCCCCAACCCCACTTTACCGAAACCGAGGCCGACGCTGATCCCGACCGTCAACATCGCCGAGGCGAAAGGCTGGCGGAAGGGTGGGATGCCGACCCCGGCGAAGGGGCTGGCAGTGAATGCCTTCGCCGCCGGCCTCGACCATCCGCGCTGGCTGCACGTGCTTCCGAACGGTGACGTGCTGGTTGCCGAAACCAATGCCCCTGCCAAGCATGACGAGGGCTTCAGCCTTAAAAAGGTCTTCATGGGCCTGGCTATGAAGCGTGCCGGCGCCGCGACCAAAAGCGCCAACCGCATCACGCTCCTGCGCGACACCAATGGTGACGGCATTGCGGATGTGCGCAGGACGTTCGCGGAAGGCCTCAATTCACCCTTCGGTATGACGCTGTCCAAAGGCAAGCTGTATGTCGCGAACACCGACGCGCTCGTCGCTTTCCCCTACTCCAAAGGCCAGACCCGAGTCACCACGCCGCCGGAAAAGATCATCGACTTGCCGGCCGGAGATCTCAACCATCATTGGACCAAGGACGTGATCGCAAGTCCGGATGGACGCAAGCTCTATGTCACCGTCGGCTCCAACAGTAACGTTGGAGAAAACGGCATGGCCGCGGAGAAGAACCGGGCCGCCGTCCTTGAAGTGGATCGGTCGACCCGCCGCACCAAGGTCTTCGCGTCCGGGCTGCGCAACCCGAACGGGCTGTCCTGGAACACTGAAACTGGCGAGCTTTGGGTCGCCGTGAACGAGCGTGACGAGATCGGCGACGATCTCGTCCCGGATTACATGACCTCGGTTCGTGACGGAGCGTTTTACGGCTGGCCCTACAGTTACTTCGGACAGAACGTCGACGAACGGGTCAGGCCGCAGCGCCCCGATCTGGTGGCGAGGGCGGTCAAGCCCGATTATGCGCTGGGTTCCCATACCGCCTCGTTGGGACTGACCTTCTCCAAAGGCACGCCGCTCGGTTCGGCCTACCGCAACGGCGCCTTCGTCGGCCAGCACGGCTCGTGGAACAGAAGCGTGCGCAGCGGTTACAAGGTGATCTTCGTACCGTTCCGAGGTGGTGAACCGAGCGGTCCCCCGAAGGATGTGCTCACTGGCTTCATCGGGCGTGATGGCAAGGCGATGGGCCGTCCGGTCGGCGTTGCTATCGATCAGACCGGCGCACTGCTCGTCGCCGACGATGTCGGCAATGTCATCTGGCGGGTCAGCCGGGCGAATGGCCGTTGA
- a CDS encoding TIGR00730 family Rossman fold protein produces MNTIRSVCVYCGSSPGRDETYAKAGHLLGRSIAKSGLRLIYGGGTRGIMGAVAEGALRAGGKVTGIIPRFLINREATETALDRLDELVITDNMHERKHSMFEKSDAFVALPGGIGTVEEIIEIMTWAQLGHHRKPIVFGNVGGFWDPMLALLDHMMAEGFIHTAQRVKPLVVEDPEAIVAAIMVAGSSVDAPTEGVQSVIDKL; encoded by the coding sequence ATGAACACGATTCGATCCGTCTGTGTCTATTGCGGCTCGTCTCCGGGCCGCGATGAAACCTATGCCAAGGCCGGACACCTGCTTGGGCGTTCGATCGCCAAGTCCGGCCTGCGTCTGATCTATGGCGGCGGCACCAGGGGCATCATGGGAGCCGTCGCCGAAGGCGCGTTGCGGGCTGGCGGCAAGGTGACGGGCATCATTCCGCGCTTCCTGATCAACAGGGAGGCCACCGAAACCGCGCTTGACCGGCTCGACGAGCTCGTGATCACCGACAACATGCACGAGCGCAAGCACAGCATGTTCGAGAAATCCGACGCCTTTGTGGCGCTGCCCGGCGGCATCGGCACTGTCGAGGAAATCATCGAGATCATGACCTGGGCGCAGCTCGGCCATCATCGCAAGCCAATCGTCTTCGGCAACGTTGGCGGATTCTGGGATCCGATGCTGGCGCTGCTCGACCATATGATGGCCGAAGGCTTCATCCACACCGCGCAGCGGGTCAAGCCGCTGGTGGTCGAAGACCCGGAAGCGATCGTCGCCGCCATCATGGTCGCTGGATCGTCGGTCGATGCGCCGACCGAGGGTGTGCAGTCGGTGATCGACAAGCTCTAG
- a CDS encoding Ig-like domain-containing protein yields the protein MAINPLKAFLFAAGGSVAAAGTAYVSGALDPYLNRTPPAEVASLTSPAEKPAEPAAEGQLPSAPDETAPAAPAPAVAGVVAPSFDVVRVESNGSIVVAGNAAPNAKVEILNGSTVLGSTVAGPDGAFAIVLDDPLKSGDYTITLRSMTPDNVVTPSVQTAVVSIPQNPSGQVLAMVEEPGKPSELLTVPTAETKPEAPAAGDQAAAPAPEAPAAAAPAAPAPAAPAAPAATDPAAPEPAPPAPAAAVAEAKIIVEAVEIDGNKIFVAGLADPGRKVRAYANDILLGDAKTSPDGHFLVEATRDIPVGTYTIHVDALDADGVKVVARAAVPFEREPGESIAAVAPTEPKPAEVQPAAPPVADATAPAAPAAQAPAGVAATTPPAKIPETTAPQLEHVDGAVIIRRHDTLWRISRRVYGQGIRYSTIYLANQDQISNPNRIWPGQVFKVPEKSQEGEAADLKAMGDQMTTAPAKAN from the coding sequence ATGGCAATTAATCCATTGAAGGCGTTTTTGTTCGCCGCCGGCGGCTCCGTTGCCGCTGCGGGAACCGCCTATGTGTCGGGCGCGCTCGACCCATATCTCAATCGCACCCCGCCGGCGGAAGTCGCCTCGCTGACTTCGCCGGCAGAAAAGCCGGCCGAGCCGGCGGCCGAGGGACAGCTGCCGTCAGCGCCGGATGAGACGGCGCCGGCAGCGCCGGCACCGGCCGTGGCTGGGGTAGTCGCTCCGAGTTTCGATGTCGTGCGGGTGGAAAGCAATGGTTCCATTGTCGTCGCCGGCAATGCGGCGCCCAACGCCAAGGTGGAGATCCTCAACGGTTCGACGGTTCTCGGCTCGACGGTCGCCGGTCCCGATGGCGCCTTTGCCATCGTTCTCGACGATCCGCTTAAATCCGGCGACTACACGATCACGCTGCGTTCGATGACGCCCGACAATGTCGTGACCCCCTCGGTGCAGACCGCCGTCGTCTCGATTCCCCAGAATCCGTCCGGCCAGGTGCTGGCCATGGTCGAGGAGCCGGGAAAGCCGTCTGAACTGCTCACCGTTCCCACCGCCGAGACAAAGCCTGAAGCGCCGGCTGCCGGCGACCAGGCGGCTGCCCCGGCGCCCGAGGCGCCTGCCGCCGCGGCGCCAGCCGCACCGGCACCTGCTGCACCTGCCGCCCCGGCTGCCACAGACCCAGCCGCACCCGAGCCGGCTCCACCAGCGCCTGCTGCCGCTGTGGCGGAGGCCAAGATCATTGTCGAAGCCGTCGAGATCGACGGCAATAAGATCTTCGTCGCCGGCCTCGCCGACCCCGGCCGCAAGGTGCGCGCCTACGCCAACGACATCTTGCTCGGCGACGCCAAAACCTCGCCCGATGGCCACTTCCTGGTTGAGGCGACGCGCGACATTCCAGTCGGCACCTACACCATTCATGTCGACGCACTCGATGCCGACGGGGTCAAGGTGGTGGCCCGTGCCGCCGTGCCGTTCGAGCGGGAGCCGGGCGAGTCGATCGCCGCCGTGGCACCCACCGAGCCGAAGCCGGCCGAGGTTCAGCCTGCCGCGCCGCCCGTCGCTGACGCGACCGCGCCTGCTGCCCCCGCTGCCCAAGCCCCGGCTGGAGTGGCGGCGACGACGCCTCCGGCCAAAATTCCCGAGACGACGGCGCCCCAGCTCGAGCATGTAGATGGCGCCGTCATCATCCGCCGCCACGACACGCTGTGGCGGATATCGCGGCGGGTCTACGGACAAGGCATTCGCTACTCGACCATCTACCTCGCCAATCAGGACCAGATCAGCAATCCCAACCGCATCTGGCCGGGGCAGGTGTTCAAGGTCCCGGAAAAATCGCAGGAAGGCGAAGCCGCCGACCTCAAGGCGATGGGCGACCAGATGACGACGGCCCCCGCCAAGGCCAACTAG
- a CDS encoding metalloregulator ArsR/SmtB family transcription factor, with translation MNAPLIEKTCGFADSQSVAAKLAALSHPARIEILRHLSASRSCCCREVVDHLDLAQSTVSQHLKILVDAGLVRYEPDRQRSRYEVDGDALADVSASLAALVNSCCPGR, from the coding sequence ATGAATGCTCCCCTGATCGAGAAGACCTGCGGCTTCGCCGACAGCCAGTCCGTCGCCGCGAAGCTTGCCGCGCTTTCGCATCCGGCGCGGATCGAGATTCTCAGGCATCTTTCGGCCAGCCGCTCCTGCTGCTGCCGCGAGGTCGTCGACCATCTCGACTTGGCGCAATCCACCGTTTCGCAGCACCTGAAGATATTGGTCGACGCCGGGCTCGTCCGCTATGAACCGGACCGGCAACGCTCGCGCTATGAAGTCGACGGCGATGCGCTCGCCGATGTTTCCGCATCGCTGGCCGCGCTCGTCAATTCCTGCTGCCCTGGCCGCTAG
- a CDS encoding ABC transporter ATP-binding protein/permease, whose product MAEKTVSADSGSTFKTLRNLWPYMWPADRADLRARVVWATVLLVVAKLTLVAGPYFFKWATDALAGDARSVPPLPAFLLAPVMLVVAYNVVRLLQLGFNQLRDALFARVGQYAVRQLAFRTFIHMHQLSLRFHLERRTGGLSRIIERGTKGIETIVRFTVLNTLPTILEFALTAGIFAYAYGWKYVAVVAVTVWLYVWFTVRASDWRIGIRRDMNDSDTDANTKAIDSLLNFETVKYFNNEAMEAQRFDRSMARYEIAATKIWTSLGWLNFGQGVIFGLGTVIVMCLSALEVQAGTQTVGDFVFINAMLMQLSVPLNFIGFIYREIRQGLTDIEQMFDLLDVPQEIVDKPGAKPLVVGAGKVEFRDVHFSYDPNRKILKGISFEVPAGKTVAIVGPSGAGKSTISRLLFRFYDIQGGKILIDGDDIRDVTQESLRAAIGMVPQDTVLFNDTIAYNIRYGRIDASEEDVRKAAELAQIGPFIERLPDGYRSMVGERGLKLSGGEKQRVAIARTILKAPPILMLDEATSALDSHTEQEIQAALDLVSQGRTTIVIAHRLSTVISADEIIVLQDGQIAERGTHAALMRKAGLYASMWDRQREATEAEERLRIARESDELGVVVRRRPSEVS is encoded by the coding sequence ATGGCCGAAAAAACCGTTTCCGCCGACTCCGGTTCGACCTTCAAGACATTGCGCAACCTTTGGCCGTACATGTGGCCGGCCGATCGCGCCGACCTAAGGGCACGGGTGGTGTGGGCAACCGTGCTTCTGGTCGTCGCCAAGCTGACGCTGGTTGCCGGTCCCTATTTCTTCAAATGGGCGACCGATGCGCTGGCCGGCGACGCCAGGTCGGTGCCGCCGCTGCCGGCTTTCCTGCTGGCGCCGGTCATGCTGGTCGTCGCCTACAATGTCGTGCGGCTGTTGCAGCTCGGCTTCAACCAACTGCGCGATGCGCTGTTTGCACGCGTCGGGCAGTATGCGGTGCGCCAGCTTGCCTTCCGCACTTTCATCCACATGCATCAACTGTCGCTGCGCTTCCATCTCGAACGCCGCACAGGCGGCCTGTCACGCATCATCGAGCGCGGCACCAAGGGTATCGAGACGATCGTTCGCTTCACCGTGCTCAACACCTTGCCGACCATCCTCGAATTCGCGCTGACGGCCGGCATTTTCGCTTATGCCTATGGCTGGAAATATGTCGCGGTCGTCGCGGTCACGGTCTGGCTCTATGTCTGGTTCACGGTCAGGGCGAGCGACTGGCGCATCGGCATCCGCCGCGACATGAACGACAGCGACACCGACGCCAACACCAAGGCGATCGACTCGCTGCTCAACTTCGAGACGGTCAAGTATTTCAACAACGAGGCGATGGAGGCCCAGCGCTTCGACCGTTCGATGGCGCGCTACGAGATCGCCGCGACCAAGATATGGACTTCGCTTGGTTGGCTGAACTTCGGCCAGGGCGTCATCTTCGGCCTCGGCACGGTCATCGTCATGTGCCTTTCGGCGCTGGAAGTGCAGGCTGGCACGCAGACTGTCGGCGACTTCGTCTTCATCAACGCCATGCTGATGCAGCTATCGGTGCCGCTCAACTTCATCGGCTTCATCTACCGTGAAATCCGGCAAGGCCTGACCGACATCGAGCAAATGTTCGACCTGCTCGACGTGCCGCAGGAGATCGTCGATAAACCAGGTGCCAAGCCGCTGGTCGTCGGCGCCGGCAAGGTCGAGTTCCGCGACGTGCATTTTTCCTACGATCCGAACCGCAAGATCCTGAAAGGGATCAGCTTCGAGGTGCCGGCTGGCAAAACGGTTGCCATTGTCGGGCCGTCGGGCGCCGGCAAGTCGACCATTTCGCGGCTCCTGTTCCGCTTTTACGACATCCAGGGCGGCAAGATCCTGATCGACGGCGACGACATTCGCGACGTAACGCAGGAGAGCCTGCGCGCGGCGATCGGCATGGTGCCGCAGGACACCGTGCTGTTCAACGACACCATCGCCTACAACATCCGCTACGGCCGCATCGATGCCAGCGAGGAGGACGTCCGCAAGGCGGCCGAACTCGCTCAGATCGGGCCGTTCATCGAGCGGCTGCCCGACGGCTACCGATCGATGGTCGGCGAGCGCGGGCTGAAACTCTCCGGCGGCGAGAAGCAGCGCGTGGCGATTGCCCGCACCATCCTGAAGGCGCCGCCGATCCTGATGCTCGACGAGGCGACCTCGGCGCTGGACAGCCATACCGAACAGGAGATCCAGGCGGCGCTCGATCTCGTCAGTCAGGGCCGCACCACCATCGTCATCGCCCACCGGCTGTCGACGGTGATTTCGGCCGACGAGATCATAGTGCTGCAGGATGGCCAGATCGCCGAGCGCGGCACTCATGCCGCCTTGATGCGCAAGGCTGGCCTCTACGCCTCGATGTGGGACCGCCAGCGCGAAGCGACGGAGGCCGAGGAGCGGCTGCGCATTGCGCGCGAGAGCGACGAACTCGGCGTTGTTGTGCGGAGGCGCCCCTCGGAGGTGTCATAA
- a CDS encoding DUF4375 domain-containing protein produces the protein MFGIFSRKAKKKPEQPAANLAACAEPAPANQAVPSVIVKRSAVEQSADGGHLHLVFAVNAFVETMRDEGLYTLSELPPKAVHVDRADVYLAQVNNGGHSQFIHNCNVYGILGEVINHAATGLAGMGALQHLAVLKRMAAWADRYPDEVKEQTGFEGGRASLLDELDDLFYEADKASPMLALSARWITSWPELIVVDDADYAGAIRRLVMANPLREPRLLHRSIAKLVSQMIGWREVGVALAYAKALKSEVKMEFGMARMLEVEGEKQMVFQLRTSAKEPRLCVATETHAAIYEHIAPDDRLVPRPGESPLTAGTPRVGKRLARVEAPEIAMAIELAEEYHAPVAVDLLLRKAGFDPTDAIVSANSVIPGDGGAVVNWVVMASGHAFLLRSSPDGCMLWRGGQEESIAEAYQPELQEHFDRSAADQSV, from the coding sequence ATGTTCGGGATATTTTCGCGCAAGGCCAAGAAAAAGCCAGAGCAGCCGGCAGCCAATTTGGCGGCTTGTGCAGAGCCCGCACCCGCAAACCAGGCAGTGCCATCGGTAATTGTGAAGCGGTCCGCTGTAGAGCAGTCGGCGGACGGCGGACATTTGCATCTGGTCTTTGCCGTTAATGCTTTTGTCGAGACCATGCGTGACGAAGGACTCTATACGCTTTCCGAACTTCCACCGAAGGCCGTGCATGTTGATCGTGCCGATGTCTATTTGGCGCAAGTGAACAATGGCGGCCATAGCCAGTTTATCCATAACTGTAATGTTTACGGAATTCTGGGGGAGGTGATTAACCATGCTGCCACCGGCCTGGCCGGAATGGGTGCACTACAACATCTGGCAGTTTTAAAAAGAATGGCCGCCTGGGCAGATCGGTACCCCGACGAGGTCAAAGAGCAGACCGGCTTCGAGGGTGGTCGTGCTTCGTTACTCGATGAACTTGACGATCTCTTCTATGAGGCGGACAAAGCATCGCCGATGCTCGCCCTTTCGGCTCGGTGGATCACCTCATGGCCTGAACTGATAGTTGTCGACGACGCCGACTACGCTGGGGCAATTCGTCGACTGGTGATGGCCAATCCGTTGCGTGAGCCCAGGCTTCTCCATCGCTCGATCGCCAAGTTGGTCAGTCAAATGATTGGCTGGCGTGAGGTTGGCGTCGCCCTTGCCTATGCAAAAGCACTGAAGTCCGAGGTCAAAATGGAATTCGGCATGGCGAGGATGCTGGAGGTCGAGGGCGAGAAGCAGATGGTCTTTCAACTGCGCACCAGCGCAAAGGAGCCACGTCTATGCGTCGCGACGGAGACGCATGCGGCCATCTATGAACACATCGCTCCCGATGATCGGCTCGTGCCGCGTCCGGGTGAGAGCCCGCTCACGGCAGGTACCCCGCGAGTCGGCAAGCGGCTTGCGCGTGTCGAAGCACCCGAAATCGCAATGGCGATCGAATTGGCCGAGGAATATCACGCGCCGGTGGCCGTCGATCTGCTGTTGCGCAAAGCCGGGTTCGATCCGACCGACGCCATCGTCTCGGCGAACTCGGTTATACCGGGGGACGGAGGCGCGGTCGTGAATTGGGTGGTCATGGCCAGCGGTCATGCATTCCTGTTGCGGTCGTCCCCGGACGGCTGCATGCTGTGGCGCGGTGGCCAGGAGGAGAGCATTGCGGAGGCCTACCAACCTGAACTTCAGGAGCATTTCGACCGGAGTGCAGCTGACCAATCCGTCTGA
- a CDS encoding phosphatidylserine decarboxylase: MDIVDTIKKTFVPIHREGYPFIAAFAAVTLFLGYFSSILFWICLILTAWCVYFFRDPERVTPVDDRLVVSPADGIITAVGPAVPPRELGLGGSEMTRISVFMDVFSCHVNRAPVRGRITRIEHRPGAFLNAALDKASADNERNGLVIDSPNGTVAAVQIAGLVARRIVCWAEAGGTIGIGERFGLIRFGSRVDVFLPSTATPRVAVGQTAVGGETILAEFGGVAATPLVRVS, encoded by the coding sequence ATGGACATCGTCGACACGATCAAGAAAACGTTCGTTCCGATCCATCGCGAAGGCTATCCGTTCATCGCGGCGTTTGCCGCGGTGACGCTTTTCCTCGGCTATTTCTCTTCGATCCTGTTCTGGATCTGCCTCATCCTGACGGCCTGGTGCGTCTATTTCTTCCGCGATCCGGAGCGCGTCACGCCTGTCGACGACCGGCTGGTGGTGAGCCCGGCCGACGGCATCATCACCGCGGTCGGTCCGGCCGTGCCGCCGCGCGAACTCGGACTCGGCGGCAGCGAAATGACCCGCATCTCGGTGTTCATGGACGTCTTCTCCTGCCATGTGAACCGCGCTCCGGTGCGCGGCCGCATCACAAGGATCGAGCATCGGCCGGGCGCATTCCTCAACGCCGCACTCGACAAGGCGAGTGCTGACAACGAGCGCAACGGCCTGGTCATCGACAGCCCTAACGGCACGGTGGCCGCAGTGCAGATCGCCGGCCTGGTGGCACGGCGCATCGTCTGCTGGGCCGAGGCCGGCGGCACGATCGGCATCGGCGAGCGCTTCGGGCTGATCCGCTTCGGCTCGCGCGTCGATGTGTTCCTGCCCTCGACGGCAACACCGCGTGTCGCCGTCGGCCAGACTGCGGTTGGCGGTGAGACCATACTGGCCGAATTCGGCGGTGTCGCCGCAACGCCGCTCGTGCGGGTGTCCTGA
- a CDS encoding phosphatidylcholine/phosphatidylserine synthase, whose amino-acid sequence MGAPFKKFEAHGGGGPHIREIPMRMVLPNLVTVLAICAGLSGIRFGFEGRFEPAVVMVLLAAFLDGIDGRLARMLKATSKFGAQMDSLADIVNFGVAPALVLYAFLLDRAGSPGWIAALLFTIACGLRLARFNVLDEETDRPQWQVEYFVGVPAPAGAVLVMLPLYLYFLRLGLEPSRPAAYVATGFTILVAFLLVSRLPVYSGKSLKVPGDRVLPIILGVVLYILLLMTYPWYTLTASVAGYLIFLPFSVRAYSRRAKREGEKVPPSDIG is encoded by the coding sequence GTGGGCGCGCCATTCAAGAAATTCGAGGCGCATGGCGGCGGCGGCCCGCACATCCGTGAAATCCCGATGCGCATGGTGCTGCCCAATCTCGTCACCGTGCTCGCCATCTGCGCCGGCCTCTCCGGCATCCGCTTCGGCTTCGAAGGCCGTTTCGAGCCGGCGGTGGTGATGGTGCTGCTCGCCGCCTTCCTCGACGGCATCGACGGCCGCCTGGCGCGGATGCTGAAGGCGACGTCCAAATTCGGCGCGCAGATGGATTCGCTGGCCGACATCGTCAATTTCGGCGTAGCACCCGCGCTGGTGCTCTATGCCTTCCTGCTCGACCGCGCCGGCTCGCCGGGCTGGATTGCCGCGCTCCTGTTCACCATCGCCTGCGGGCTGAGACTCGCTCGCTTCAACGTTCTCGACGAAGAGACCGATCGGCCGCAGTGGCAGGTCGAGTATTTCGTCGGTGTGCCAGCGCCGGCGGGCGCCGTGCTGGTGATGCTGCCGCTCTATCTGTACTTTCTGCGGCTTGGCCTGGAGCCGTCCCGCCCTGCGGCCTACGTCGCCACCGGCTTCACCATTCTGGTCGCCTTCCTGCTGGTCAGTCGGCTGCCGGTCTATTCCGGCAAGAGTCTGAAAGTCCCGGGCGACAGGGTGCTGCCGATCATCCTCGGCGTCGTCCTCTACATCCTGCTGTTGATGACCTACCCTTGGTACACGCTGACGGCGTCGGTCGCCGGCTATCTGATCTTCCTGCCGTTCAGCGTCCGCGCCTATTCGAGGCGCGCCAAGCGCGAAGGCGAGAAGGTGCCGCCTTCAGACATCGGCTGA